One segment of Rhodopirellula baltica SH 1 DNA contains the following:
- a CDS encoding DUF1559 domain-containing protein, whose translation MRRTTQPIGSTDGENTGDVARPSRLGFTLVELLVVIAIIGMLVGLLLPAVQAAREAARRADCSNRSRQLALAIHNYHSAYRKLPRAWWLETPPKAFNGGNWMMSILPQLEQQGLYDQIDRSILPVDQLSPDNVAALQTPMSLFICPSSPGGIESRRYLFDSNPAGLPFTATNLAPADFSPTTGVRGTYANFAYGATLSGGREGALQVVSPIFGGDQDGRFADILDGLSHTTLFGERTGGNVVYSAGREDPVATAALIGVEGGGWGDLLNGEHWLQGSLRSGLSWPPVGGPCAINCTNARGFGFHSFHAGGCHFAFADGSIRFINTSIEPLVFSSNITRRGREVIAEDGI comes from the coding sequence CGCTGGTGGAGTTGCTGGTCGTCATCGCGATCATCGGAATGCTGGTGGGGCTGTTGTTGCCCGCGGTCCAGGCAGCTCGCGAAGCAGCTCGTCGAGCTGATTGCAGCAATCGATCGCGGCAGCTTGCCCTGGCAATTCACAATTACCACTCGGCATATCGCAAATTGCCAAGAGCGTGGTGGTTGGAGACTCCACCCAAGGCGTTCAACGGTGGCAACTGGATGATGTCCATATTGCCGCAGTTGGAACAACAAGGACTGTATGACCAAATCGATCGAAGCATTTTGCCGGTCGATCAACTCAGTCCCGACAACGTGGCCGCTTTGCAAACGCCGATGTCGTTGTTCATCTGCCCGTCCTCGCCCGGTGGGATTGAATCGCGACGCTACTTGTTCGATTCCAATCCGGCTGGACTGCCGTTCACGGCGACGAACTTGGCCCCGGCGGATTTCTCGCCGACCACGGGTGTGCGTGGCACGTATGCCAACTTCGCCTATGGCGCGACGTTGAGTGGCGGCCGCGAAGGCGCTTTGCAGGTCGTCAGTCCAATTTTCGGTGGCGATCAAGATGGCCGTTTTGCGGACATCTTGGATGGATTGTCTCACACAACTTTGTTTGGCGAACGCACGGGCGGCAACGTTGTCTACAGCGCCGGTCGCGAAGACCCGGTCGCCACTGCCGCGTTGATCGGCGTTGAAGGTGGAGGGTGGGGAGATCTGCTCAACGGCGAACATTGGCTACAAGGTTCGCTGCGAAGTGGCTTGAGTTGGCCGCCGGTTGGCGGGCCTTGCGCGATCAACTGCACAAACGCTCGTGGGTTCGGATTCCACAGCTTTCACGCAGGTGGATGTCACTTTGCATTCGCCGACGGATCCATTCGCTTTATCAACACCAGCATCGAACCGCTTGTGTTTTCGTCCAACATCACGCGACGTGGCCGGGAAGTGATTGCTGAAGATGGAATTTAG